In Chloroflexota bacterium, a single genomic region encodes these proteins:
- a CDS encoding DUF4139 domain-containing protein gives MLRREIFLVCVSIGLLLILGFAVGCQGGNPLSSSTTPAASAASAGVDITVYNQNVALVKDRRTLQLKSGANQIRFTDVASQIDPTSVQFTSLTDPSNTRVLEQNYAYDIVGSQKILQKYLDQTVSLVTEDGSKYTGKLLSGSDDIILQSEDGQVTTVKLARVRELKFPQLPGGLITKPTLVWMVNAAKEGNHDAQVTYLTNGITWKANYVVVVNDKDTAMNLNGWVTVDNQSGATYEDAKLKLVAGDVRRVTPAPAARDGALMAAPTAAAKPEPQFTQQDFFEYHLYALQRATTIRNRETKQIEFATAAGVPINKLFVYDGASNLRFYGYQITDANYGKTSNSKVAVMVEFKNNEANKMGMPLPKGTIRVYKADGDGGNQFIGEDNIDHTPKDEMIRLNIGNAFDVVGERKQMNFTKVSDRVIEETYQIKLRNHKKEAVEVRAVEHLFRWSNWELKNLTQDYIKTDAQTIEFRVGVPSDGEKVVNYTVRYSW, from the coding sequence ATGTTACGACGAGAAATTTTTCTGGTGTGTGTGTCTATTGGATTGTTGTTGATTCTTGGATTCGCCGTGGGCTGTCAGGGCGGCAACCCGTTATCTTCGTCCACCACACCGGCGGCGAGTGCGGCGAGTGCCGGTGTGGATATTACCGTTTACAATCAAAACGTCGCGCTCGTCAAGGATCGGCGCACGCTTCAGCTCAAGTCGGGTGCAAACCAAATTCGTTTCACCGATGTCGCGTCGCAGATTGATCCGACGAGTGTGCAGTTCACCTCGCTGACCGATCCGAGCAACACGCGCGTGCTCGAACAGAATTACGCGTACGATATCGTTGGCTCGCAAAAGATTTTGCAAAAGTATTTGGATCAAACCGTGTCGCTCGTAACCGAGGATGGAAGCAAGTACACCGGCAAATTGCTCAGTGGCTCGGACGATATTATTTTACAGAGCGAGGATGGGCAAGTCACGACGGTGAAACTCGCGCGCGTGCGCGAATTGAAATTCCCGCAATTGCCCGGTGGTCTCATCACCAAGCCGACCCTGGTCTGGATGGTCAACGCGGCGAAAGAGGGTAATCACGACGCTCAGGTGACATACCTGACGAACGGCATTACGTGGAAAGCGAATTACGTGGTCGTCGTGAACGACAAGGACACGGCGATGAATCTGAATGGCTGGGTGACCGTGGACAATCAAAGCGGCGCGACGTACGAGGACGCGAAACTAAAACTCGTCGCGGGCGATGTGCGCCGCGTGACGCCGGCGCCTGCCGCGCGCGATGGCGCGCTGATGGCTGCGCCGACCGCCGCGGCGAAACCCGAACCGCAATTCACGCAACAAGATTTCTTCGAGTACCACCTCTACGCGTTGCAACGCGCGACGACAATTCGTAACCGCGAGACAAAGCAGATCGAATTTGCGACGGCGGCAGGTGTGCCGATCAACAAACTGTTCGTTTACGATGGCGCGAGCAATCTCCGTTTCTACGGTTACCAAATCACCGATGCGAATTACGGCAAGACAAGCAACTCCAAAGTCGCGGTCATGGTCGAGTTCAAAAACAACGAAGCGAACAAAATGGGGATGCCATTGCCCAAAGGGACGATTCGCGTCTACAAAGCCGATGGCGATGGCGGCAATCAGTTCATCGGCGAGGACAACATTGACCACACGCCGAAAGACGAGATGATTCGGCTCAACATCGGCAATGCGTTCGACGTGGTGGGCGAGCGTAAGCAAATGAATTTCACCAAGGTCAGCGACCGCGTGATCGAGGAAACGTACCAGATCAAACTTCGCAATCACAAAAAAGAAGCAGTCGAAGTACGCGCGGTCGAGCACCTGTTCCGCTGGTCGAATTGGGAATTGAAAAACCTGACCCAGGATTATATCAAGACCGACGCGCAGACCATCGAGTTTCGCGTGGGCGTTCCGTCCGACGGCGAAAAGGTTGTGAATTACACCGTGCGGTATTCGTGGTAA
- a CDS encoding GerMN domain-containing protein, with translation MKHLWLIVCAIGLVACSSATPSTPTPTIAPTQAPTTMAMPTIITVPVVATPVVIPTLVLTQTQPTALPARTLTATRPAPTTTLAAGTMRVKLFFVALEDNGKSGKKIGCDDSIIAVERAIPATTAPLTAVLRELLAVRDTKYGQSGLHNALAMSDLKIESVSVINERAEIRLSGSLKLGGVCDNPRVDAQIKETALQFATVKRVAVWINGKPLETLLSDK, from the coding sequence ATGAAACATTTGTGGTTGATCGTTTGCGCGATTGGTTTGGTCGCTTGCTCGTCTGCCACACCCAGCACGCCCACGCCAACCATCGCGCCAACGCAAGCGCCGACGACGATGGCGATGCCGACGATCATTACTGTGCCGGTCGTTGCGACGCCGGTCGTCATACCGACTCTCGTGTTGACGCAGACGCAACCAACCGCGCTTCCCGCGCGCACCTTGACCGCGACGCGACCCGCACCGACGACGACACTCGCGGCGGGCACTATGCGCGTCAAATTATTTTTCGTTGCGCTCGAAGACAATGGCAAGTCCGGCAAAAAGATCGGTTGCGACGACAGCATCATCGCGGTCGAGCGCGCGATCCCGGCGACGACCGCGCCGCTCACCGCCGTGCTGCGCGAATTGCTCGCGGTGCGCGATACCAAGTACGGACAGTCCGGTTTGCACAACGCGCTTGCCATGTCCGATTTGAAAATTGAGAGCGTTTCGGTTATAAATGAACGTGCCGAGATTCGGTTGAGCGGCTCGCTGAAACTGGGTGGTGTGTGCGACAATCCGCGCGTTGACGCGCAGATCAAAGAGACCGCGCTACAATTCGCGACGGTCAAGCGCGTGGCGGTCTGGATCAATGGCAAGCCGCTCGAAACGCTTTTGTCGGACAAGTAG
- a CDS encoding methyltransferase domain-containing protein: MSQDDKAITLGHPSYVWRFGQDRRLDLMRRFVRFPSVMILDIGCGIGTYLDKFRGLGAHEFGVDSDIEKLEDAHRKKRLIHIAASASEALPFANDTFHVVLLHEVIEHVADDRATIREASRVLKRNGRMLVFAPNRLYPFETHGAYFGKWYVFGNIPFIGWLPDKWRNKFAPHVRAYRLNEIVDLFSELDGEFLLQTQIFPGYDKIARRSALLARFLRWATYALEQTSLRKFGLSHYIVWKKYGRRHVASRKT; the protein is encoded by the coding sequence GTGAGCCAAGACGACAAAGCAATCACCCTCGGTCATCCTTCGTACGTTTGGCGCTTTGGTCAGGATCGTCGCCTTGATTTGATGCGCCGCTTTGTGCGTTTCCCCAGCGTGATGATTCTCGACATCGGTTGTGGTATTGGCACGTACCTCGACAAGTTTCGCGGTCTCGGCGCGCATGAATTCGGTGTGGACTCGGACATCGAAAAGTTAGAGGACGCGCACCGCAAAAAAAGATTGATTCACATCGCGGCATCGGCGTCCGAAGCGTTGCCGTTCGCCAACGATACATTCCACGTTGTTCTCTTACACGAAGTTATCGAGCACGTCGCCGACGACCGCGCGACGATCCGCGAAGCGAGTCGTGTTTTGAAACGTAATGGGCGCATGCTCGTGTTCGCGCCGAATCGCTTGTATCCGTTTGAAACGCACGGCGCATACTTTGGCAAGTGGTACGTTTTTGGCAACATTCCGTTTATCGGTTGGCTGCCTGACAAGTGGCGCAACAAATTCGCGCCGCATGTGCGCGCGTATCGTCTAAACGAAATCGTTGATTTATTTAGCGAACTCGATGGCGAGTTTCTTTTGCAGACCCAGATTTTTCCCGGCTACGACAAAATCGCGCGGCGCAGCGCATTGCTCGCCCGGTTCTTGCGTTGGGCGACCTACGCGCTGGAGCAAACGTCGCTACGCAAGTTCGGCTTGTCGCATTACATCGTGTGGAAAAAATATGGTCGGCGGCACGTCGCAAGCCGGAAAACGTAA
- a CDS encoding FAD-dependent oxidoreductase, translated as MSRTNITVYGATWCPDCKRAKKFLGEQMVHYDWVDIEKDVAARAYIEKINNGKRIIPTIVFADGSFLVEPTNAQLAQKLGLQTQAKMQFYDLIVVGGGPAGLTTAIYAAREGIETLVIEKSALGGQASITGAIDNFPGFPEGLSGAEFAERIVAQARRFGVEILQAQEVERIEATDDYRIIHLRDGSRYCAQAILVATGADYRKLNAQGEDDFIGAGIHFCATCDGPFYKGAEQIVVIGGGNSAVEEGLFLTKFAQRVTILVRGERLTASQFAQDKIFAMPSAVEVKFNTRVTEFRGKGKLQTIVTQNIATGVVEELYPDAAFIFIGQVPNNQIVREMVALDQWGYIKTGHDLVHHGERIERIPSFMETSARGIFAAGDVRAGSTKQVASAVGEGASAAISIREFLKGE; from the coding sequence ATGTCCCGAACAAACATTACCGTCTACGGCGCAACGTGGTGCCCGGACTGCAAGCGCGCGAAAAAGTTTCTCGGCGAGCAAATGGTGCACTATGACTGGGTGGACATTGAGAAAGATGTCGCCGCGCGCGCGTACATCGAAAAAATCAACAACGGCAAGCGCATCATCCCGACGATTGTGTTTGCCGATGGATCGTTCCTCGTCGAGCCGACGAACGCACAACTCGCGCAAAAGCTGGGTCTGCAAACGCAAGCCAAGATGCAATTCTACGATCTCATCGTCGTCGGCGGTGGACCCGCGGGCTTGACCACCGCAATCTACGCTGCGCGCGAAGGTATCGAGACGCTCGTCATCGAAAAGAGCGCGCTCGGCGGACAGGCGAGCATCACCGGCGCGATTGATAATTTTCCTGGGTTTCCCGAAGGATTGAGCGGCGCGGAATTTGCGGAACGCATCGTTGCGCAAGCGCGCCGCTTTGGCGTCGAGATTTTGCAAGCGCAAGAGGTCGAGCGCATCGAGGCGACGGACGATTACCGGATCATTCACTTGCGCGATGGTAGTCGTTATTGCGCGCAAGCGATTCTCGTCGCGACCGGCGCGGACTATCGCAAGCTCAACGCGCAAGGCGAAGACGATTTCATCGGCGCGGGCATTCACTTTTGCGCGACGTGCGATGGTCCGTTTTACAAAGGCGCGGAACAAATCGTCGTGATCGGCGGCGGCAACAGCGCGGTCGAAGAAGGATTGTTCCTCACCAAGTTTGCCCAACGCGTGACGATCCTCGTGCGCGGCGAACGCTTAACCGCGAGCCAATTCGCGCAAGATAAGATTTTCGCAATGCCGAGCGCGGTCGAAGTGAAATTCAATACGCGCGTTACCGAATTTCGCGGCAAGGGCAAATTGCAAACGATCGTTACCCAAAACATCGCGACGGGTGTGGTCGAGGAATTATATCCCGACGCGGCGTTCATCTTTATCGGTCAAGTGCCGAATAACCAAATCGTCCGCGAGATGGTCGCGCTCGATCAGTGGGGTTACATCAAGACCGGACACGATCTCGTGCATCACGGCGAACGCATCGAGCGCATTCCGTCTTTTATGGAGACGAGCGCGCGCGGTATTTTCGCGGCGGGCGATGTGCGCGCCGGTTCGACCAAGCAAGTCGCCAGCGCAGTCGGCGAAGGCGCCAGCGCGGCGATTTCGATTCGCGAATTTTTGAAAGGAGAGTGA
- the deoC gene encoding deoxyribose-phosphate aldolase, translated as MENWTPLELVRKMDLLLLAPQLARAEIEAGCELAIKTDCFAVVVKPHYIEHVRKVLKDSRVKVLSVVGFPHGGVSTATKMYAAQDLIQRGVDEIEMVINIGALRDHDDLAVKNDIQTVTKIARLHPVCVILEVGLLTDEEKVRACKLAEVAGASTLKTATDFSPGIVSPDDVRLLRATCPNLPVRAAGGIATQKAARQMLEAGAARIASANIAQIVNE; from the coding sequence ATGGAAAATTGGACGCCGCTCGAGTTAGTTCGAAAAATGGATTTGCTTTTGCTCGCGCCGCAATTGGCGCGCGCCGAGATCGAAGCCGGTTGCGAACTCGCGATCAAAACGGATTGTTTCGCCGTTGTCGTCAAACCGCACTACATTGAGCACGTTCGCAAAGTGTTGAAGGATTCGCGCGTCAAGGTGCTGTCCGTCGTCGGCTTTCCGCACGGTGGCGTTTCGACGGCGACGAAAATGTATGCCGCGCAAGACTTGATTCAGCGCGGCGTGGACGAAATCGAAATGGTCATCAACATCGGCGCGTTGCGCGATCACGATGACCTCGCGGTCAAGAACGACATTCAAACGGTGACGAAAATCGCGCGGTTGCATCCGGTCTGTGTGATTCTCGAAGTGGGTTTGCTGACCGACGAAGAAAAAGTGCGTGCGTGCAAACTTGCCGAAGTCGCGGGCGCGTCCACGCTCAAGACGGCGACCGACTTTAGCCCTGGGATCGTTTCGCCGGACGATGTGCGCTTGTTGCGCGCGACGTGTCCGAATTTGCCGGTGCGCGCGGCGGGTGGCATCGCGACCCAAAAAGCGGCGCGGCAAATGCTCGAAGCCGGCGCGGCGAGAATTGCCTCCGCGAACATCGCGCAGATCGTGAACGAGTGA
- a CDS encoding MmgE/PrpD family protein encodes MFATYATKNHALPTDTLHEVKRRIIDSFGVMCAAINDDSPTVARAYAEQYPLQDGTTIFGSRLQANPEVAGFANGVAVRYLDFNDTYLSREPLHPSDCIPALLALAEWKNLGGRALAEAIAISYEISMNLCDAASLRQHRWDHVNYIGIGVAAGASRLLNLTAEQAAHAISIAMVPHAAMRQTRAGELSMWKGAAAANSARHGLFGALLASRGLTGPFEPFIGEMGFIRQMLGGNAFDDAALTRIARGDAPHRICDSYIKKYPVEYHAQSAVDVAVELHNEIGNWENIARVEIETFKAAYEIIAMDPEKWKPTTRETADHSLQYIAIAGLIDGQVDESTFSPARLRDARIRDLLARTQLRESAELTARYPESIPNRITVTMKNGAVHSREERYPRGHAGNPMSDDQVAAKFNRNSARVFAQREQALDLVWRLEQLDSVAELTRLLPKQAD; translated from the coding sequence ATGTTCGCGACGTACGCAACAAAAAACCATGCCTTGCCCACTGACACGTTGCACGAGGTCAAACGCCGCATCATTGATTCGTTCGGCGTAATGTGCGCGGCGATCAACGACGATTCGCCCACCGTTGCACGCGCGTACGCTGAACAGTATCCGCTGCAAGATGGCACGACTATTTTTGGATCGCGCCTACAAGCCAACCCCGAAGTTGCCGGGTTTGCGAATGGCGTCGCCGTGCGTTATCTCGATTTCAACGACACGTACCTCTCGCGCGAACCGCTCCATCCGAGCGATTGCATTCCTGCGTTGCTCGCGCTCGCCGAGTGGAAAAACCTGGGTGGGCGCGCGCTCGCCGAAGCGATTGCGATTTCGTACGAAATCAGCATGAACTTGTGCGACGCGGCAAGCCTGCGCCAGCATCGCTGGGATCACGTGAATTACATCGGCATCGGCGTCGCGGCAGGCGCGTCGCGTTTGTTGAATCTCACCGCCGAGCAAGCCGCGCACGCGATTTCCATCGCGATGGTGCCGCACGCGGCGATGCGCCAAACGCGGGCGGGCGAACTCTCGATGTGGAAAGGCGCGGCGGCGGCGAACTCGGCGCGGCATGGCTTGTTCGGCGCGCTGCTCGCGTCGCGCGGATTGACCGGACCGTTCGAACCGTTCATCGGCGAGATGGGCTTTATTCGCCAAATGCTGGGCGGCAATGCGTTCGACGACGCTGCGCTCACGCGCATCGCGCGCGGCGACGCGCCGCATCGCATTTGCGATTCGTACATCAAAAAATATCCGGTCGAATATCACGCGCAAAGCGCCGTGGATGTCGCGGTGGAATTGCACAACGAAATCGGCAACTGGGAAAACATCGCGCGCGTCGAAATCGAAACGTTCAAGGCGGCGTACGAAATCATCGCGATGGATCCGGAGAAATGGAAACCGACGACGCGCGAGACCGCCGATCACAGTTTGCAGTACATTGCGATTGCCGGGCTGATTGACGGTCAAGTAGACGAGTCTACTTTTTCCCCGGCGCGATTACGCGACGCACGCATTCGCGATCTGCTCGCGCGCACCCAGTTGCGCGAATCCGCGGAACTGACCGCGCGCTATCCGGAAAGTATTCCGAATCGCATCACGGTGACGATGAAAAACGGCGCGGTCCACTCGCGCGAGGAGCGTTACCCGCGCGGACACGCGGGCAACCCGATGAGCGACGATCAAGTCGCCGCCAAATTCAATCGGAACAGCGCGCGCGTGTTCGCGCAGCGCGAGCAGGCGCTCGACCTGGTGTGGCGGCTGGAGCAACTCGATTCGGTCGCGGAATTGACTCGGCTTTTGCCAAAACAAGCCGACTAG
- a CDS encoding tetratricopeptide repeat protein gives MPDTLKKLRIFAASPSDVATERAKLETVVASLKPTADYLGLTLEVVDWRAVVPDAGRAQQIIFDQLKPTSWDIFVGILWHRFGTPPGGKDPQTQKEYLSGTEEEFRVAYRLWKEFKKPRIVMYRCTRAIPLDADFAQAQRVKDFFKEIQDPQGEFRVLTQSFDTPEVFEKLALDNLQKLLIEYGEQSKTPITPEVAQILAPQTPNNLPRRAAFFGRAKEMDVVMRALSPADRTWGVLVDGIGGIGKTALAIEAAYRAQDTSLFDAFVFITAKQNILKPTGIQAQTPAARTLNDFLNETARVLGQPGIPKLSSDEKRRALLDALRASRALLIYDNLETLSKEEQEAMADFLRELPQACKAIITSRRRGGEGAVWLRVEKLDWDAARGIIDNEMARDVGLANKLRRVPESRWQELYDETNGSPLALVHTLGLMRVRAALTFDGALAMLRGNHDPDLQKFIFQEAHKELTTNDKAALGALSFFVPSATFEAWMQVADLSRNALETTIDRLSALSLVDVLAGEERYALHPLTRAFVRDELLADANVARETGMRFAQYWVDYAEQYGGSSKESCKTYSQLETEWANLDAAIKWFAEVNTIARQDKAQLYIELVRAIDEFLRFSGRWDEALILNGTAYEEAYSMGNWRNAAFCAMTLFSISEARGSDVDKVYWQDRLADSLGHIAKRDTTFGPFILGMAAFQKKDYTEAARLLKESLSDSHNSISDLQLEVTFHQLGTIARDQKEYEIAERYYMQSLELSRKRGSRGHEVKVYSELGQLACDCKQWARAQEWFEKEVALAKELGNQEWVAEATYSLARVHEAEGHVDLALPLAQDALKIYERLRHRDLAEVRELVERLKANQPPP, from the coding sequence ATGCCAGACACACTCAAGAAACTCCGCATCTTTGCCGCGTCACCATCCGACGTGGCGACGGAACGCGCCAAGTTGGAAACGGTCGTCGCGTCGCTCAAGCCGACAGCGGATTATCTCGGCTTGACGCTGGAAGTCGTGGACTGGCGCGCGGTTGTGCCTGACGCGGGTCGCGCCCAGCAAATTATCTTTGACCAGTTGAAGCCGACCTCGTGGGATATTTTCGTCGGCATCTTGTGGCATCGCTTTGGCACGCCGCCTGGTGGAAAAGACCCGCAGACGCAAAAAGAATATTTGTCGGGAACGGAAGAAGAATTCCGCGTGGCGTATCGTTTGTGGAAAGAATTCAAAAAGCCGCGCATCGTGATGTATCGTTGCACGCGCGCGATTCCACTCGACGCGGATTTCGCGCAGGCGCAGCGCGTCAAGGATTTCTTCAAAGAGATTCAAGACCCGCAAGGCGAGTTTCGCGTCTTGACGCAATCGTTCGACACACCCGAAGTGTTTGAGAAACTCGCGCTCGACAATCTGCAAAAACTGCTCATCGAGTACGGCGAGCAATCGAAAACGCCCATCACGCCTGAAGTCGCGCAAATCCTCGCGCCCCAAACCCCCAACAACCTCCCGCGCCGCGCCGCGTTCTTTGGTCGCGCGAAAGAGATGGACGTGGTGATGCGCGCGCTCAGCCCCGCCGACCGCACGTGGGGTGTCCTCGTGGATGGCATCGGCGGCATCGGCAAGACCGCGCTCGCGATTGAAGCCGCGTATCGCGCGCAGGATACTTCGTTATTCGACGCGTTCGTGTTTATCACCGCCAAGCAAAACATTCTCAAGCCGACTGGCATTCAAGCGCAAACGCCTGCCGCACGCACGCTCAACGATTTCTTGAACGAGACCGCGCGCGTGCTGGGGCAACCTGGGATTCCAAAACTGTCGTCCGACGAAAAACGACGCGCGCTGCTCGACGCGTTGCGCGCGTCGCGCGCGCTCCTTATCTACGACAATCTCGAAACGCTGTCGAAAGAGGAGCAGGAGGCGATGGCGGATTTTCTGCGCGAACTGCCGCAAGCGTGCAAGGCAATCATCACGAGCCGACGGCGCGGCGGCGAAGGCGCGGTGTGGTTGCGCGTTGAGAAATTGGATTGGGACGCGGCGCGCGGCATCATCGATAACGAAATGGCGCGCGATGTCGGACTGGCAAACAAACTGCGCCGTGTTCCAGAATCGCGCTGGCAGGAATTGTACGATGAGACGAACGGTTCGCCGCTGGCGTTGGTGCATACGCTGGGTTTGATGCGCGTGCGCGCCGCGTTGACGTTTGACGGCGCGCTGGCGATGTTGCGCGGCAATCACGACCCCGATTTGCAGAAATTTATTTTCCAAGAAGCGCACAAAGAGTTGACGACGAACGATAAAGCCGCGCTCGGCGCGCTCTCGTTCTTTGTCCCCTCCGCGACGTTCGAGGCGTGGATGCAAGTGGCGGACCTGTCGCGCAACGCGTTGGAAACGACAATTGACCGCTTGAGCGCGCTGTCGCTGGTGGACGTGCTGGCAGGCGAAGAACGCTACGCCCTGCATCCACTCACGCGCGCCTTTGTCCGCGACGAACTACTTGCCGATGCGAATGTTGCACGCGAAACTGGAATGCGGTTTGCACAATATTGGGTGGATTATGCAGAACAATATGGTGGAAGTAGTAAGGAAAGTTGTAAAACGTATAGCCAACTTGAGACTGAGTGGGCAAACCTAGACGCGGCGATAAAATGGTTTGCTGAAGTCAATACAATTGCGAGGCAAGATAAAGCGCAACTCTATATTGAATTGGTGCGCGCTATAGATGAATTCCTGCGATTTTCTGGACGTTGGGATGAAGCATTGATTCTGAACGGCACCGCATATGAAGAGGCATATAGTATGGGAAATTGGCGCAATGCCGCCTTTTGTGCCATGACTTTGTTTTCTATTAGCGAAGCGCGCGGTAGCGATGTGGATAAAGTATATTGGCAAGATAGATTGGCTGATAGTCTTGGGCACATCGCGAAGCGTGATACGACTTTTGGTCCATTTATTCTCGGAATGGCTGCGTTTCAGAAGAAAGATTACACCGAGGCTGCTCGTCTTTTGAAAGAATCACTTTCTGATTCGCACAATTCAATTTCGGATTTACAACTTGAAGTAACGTTCCACCAATTGGGAACGATAGCACGTGACCAAAAAGAATATGAGATTGCAGAAAGATATTACATGCAAAGCCTGGAATTATCACGCAAGCGCGGAAGTCGCGGACACGAAGTAAAAGTCTACAGTGAATTGGGACAACTTGCTTGTGATTGCAAGCAGTGGGCGAGAGCGCAAGAGTGGTTTGAAAAAGAAGTTGCTCTAGCGAAAGAACTTGGAAACCAGGAATGGGTTGCAGAGGCAACATATAGTTTGGCGCGCGTGCACGAAGCAGAAGGGCACGTGGACTTGGCGCTGCCACTGGCGCAAGATGCGCTGAAGATTTACGAGCGGCTGCGGCACAGGGATTTGGCGGAGGTACGGGAGTTGGTGGAGAGGTTGAAGGCGAACCAGCCCCCTCCCTAA
- a CDS encoding endonuclease domain-containing protein: MTRNRWRTTEANKYRARELRRAMTPAEKKLWYHIRDNQLGVQFRRQHAVGPYIVDFFCAEAKLVVEVDGDNHGEPAQIEYDAKRTQWLNEQKNYCVIRFWNNEILQNIESVLLQISNALE, encoded by the coding sequence ATGACTCGAAATCGTTGGCGCACGACCGAAGCGAACAAATATCGCGCCCGCGAACTGCGCCGAGCGATGACGCCTGCCGAAAAGAAGCTATGGTATCACATTCGCGACAATCAACTCGGCGTGCAGTTTCGCCGACAACACGCGGTCGGTCCGTACATCGTGGATTTCTTTTGTGCGGAAGCAAAATTGGTCGTTGAGGTTGATGGAGATAATCACGGTGAGCCAGCTCAAATCGAGTATGATGCTAAACGAACGCAATGGTTGAATGAGCAAAAAAACTATTGCGTGATACGATTTTGGAATAACGAAATTCTACAGAATATCGAATCTGTGCTATTGCAGATTTCCAATGCATTGGAGTAG
- a CDS encoding type II toxin-antitoxin system VapC family toxin: protein MAKQPRVFDSWALMAFLEDEPAAEQVQALIAEAQDIENGLLVTVINLGEVWYSMARARAAADADQAIKEILGLGFQMVEVDWELANQAAKLKAKHKLAYADCFAAALARQHKLEIVTGDPEFKQLQSHVKIHWLPQN from the coding sequence ATGGCAAAGCAACCGCGCGTCTTCGATAGTTGGGCATTGATGGCGTTTCTCGAAGATGAACCCGCGGCGGAGCAGGTGCAAGCGCTGATCGCCGAAGCGCAAGACATTGAAAATGGGTTGCTCGTCACGGTGATCAATCTGGGCGAAGTATGGTACAGCATGGCACGCGCGCGCGCCGCCGCGGACGCCGACCAAGCCATTAAAGAAATTTTGGGTCTTGGTTTCCAAATGGTGGAGGTGGATTGGGAATTGGCAAACCAAGCCGCCAAACTCAAAGCCAAGCACAAGCTGGCGTATGCCGATTGTTTTGCCGCCGCGCTGGCGCGCCAACACAAACTCGAAATCGTAACGGGCGATCCCGAGTTCAAGCAACTGCAAAGCCACGTCAAGATTCATTGGTTGCCGCAAAATTAA
- a CDS encoding isocitrate lyase/PEP mutase family protein codes for MNRTTFLRTLLAEPSILIAPGAADALTARLIEEAGFRAVYATGAGIANAQFALPDIGLLTMTEMIAHIRRIVAATTAPVIADADTGYGNALNVQRTIREYEHAGVAAIQLEDQVSPKKCGHFSGKEVIPAGEMLQKIRAALDARADRDLVLIARTDALATHGYAEAVRRAQLYAQAGADVIFVEAPTEPELIARLPREINAPLLFNMTEGAKTPMFSARELQEFGYKLVIYPNTLLRVAMHSIQHSLAILRDEGSSASLVSRMIAWDERQRVVRLSEFEELDSKFAK; via the coding sequence ATGAACCGAACCACTTTCCTCCGCACACTCCTCGCCGAACCAAGTATTTTGATTGCACCCGGCGCGGCGGACGCACTGACCGCGCGCTTGATCGAAGAAGCTGGGTTTCGCGCGGTGTACGCGACCGGCGCCGGCATCGCGAACGCTCAGTTCGCTCTGCCCGACATCGGCTTGCTGACGATGACGGAAATGATCGCACATATTCGCCGCATCGTCGCCGCAACTACCGCGCCGGTAATTGCCGACGCGGACACCGGGTACGGCAACGCGCTCAACGTTCAACGCACGATCCGCGAGTACGAGCACGCGGGCGTCGCCGCGATTCAACTCGAAGACCAGGTCAGCCCAAAAAAGTGTGGGCATTTTTCCGGCAAGGAAGTGATTCCCGCCGGGGAAATGCTTCAGAAAATCCGCGCCGCGCTGGACGCGCGCGCGGATCGCGACCTGGTATTGATCGCGCGCACCGACGCACTGGCGACGCACGGTTATGCCGAAGCCGTTCGCCGCGCGCAATTGTACGCGCAAGCCGGCGCGGACGTGATCTTTGTCGAAGCGCCCACCGAACCCGAGCTGATCGCGCGTTTACCGCGCGAGATCAACGCGCCGCTCCTGTTCAACATGACCGAAGGCGCGAAAACACCCATGTTCAGTGCACGCGAGTTGCAAGAGTTTGGCTACAAGCTCGTCATCTATCCAAATACACTGTTACGCGTTGCAATGCACTCCATTCAACATTCGCTCGCGATTCTGCGCGACGAAGGATCGAGCGCGTCACTCGTGTCGCGCATGATCGCGTGGGACGAACGCCAACGCGTCGTGCGACTGAGCGAATTCGAGGAACTCGACAGCAAATTTGCCAAGTGA
- a CDS encoding AbrB/MazE/SpoVT family DNA-binding domain-containing protein yields MQTYTSATTKGQVLIPVALRRKFGIKAGTKIHVFEENGRIVLQPVTREQIRRVRGMFKGAGALKALMAERKRERELEDGKATARLR; encoded by the coding sequence ATGCAAACCTATACGTCGGCGACAACCAAAGGTCAAGTTTTGATTCCTGTGGCATTGCGACGCAAATTCGGAATCAAAGCCGGCACCAAGATTCACGTCTTTGAGGAGAATGGGCGAATCGTTCTGCAACCCGTTACGCGCGAGCAAATTCGACGCGTGCGCGGCATGTTCAAAGGCGCGGGCGCGCTCAAAGCATTGATGGCGGAACGCAAACGCGAAAGGGAGCTGGAAGATGGCAAAGCAACCGCGCGTCTTCGATAG